The genome window tcacacCTAATTCAAGTAAATGGGTCAGACTACCTGATATCTGTGACCACATGATCGCTTTCCTTATAAAGAGTTACTTCCAAATAAGGTCTCCTTTTCAGAGTAACAGTCAATTCCAATGACCACaatttgggggggaaaaaaaagggaaaaaaaaaacattgttagaCATGTTTGTCCAGTGGGTTATGGATGGATAATTCTCCTGTAAAGTCGAGTGAAAACATTAAATTCACCCCCCTCTTCTCAGCTGTACATGTTACCGCTGCCTGGGAGCCAGAGAGACGCGGTCTATTATCTGAATTGAGATCTCCTCTGGTTTCCGCAACTCACGCACAGCTTGgttttttaaaggaaactgCAAAGACTGTTACTACCTAAAATAACTGATAGTGTGATCTTTAAGTGTGACTAATATGCCAGAATGTGTCCCCAGCCCATTAATCAGTatgagctacacacacacaattctaACGAATGGAGGCTCACAAGTGGATGTCCATGCACTTtcaaagaagtgtgtgtttgtgttttttatatgaTATTTGAGGTAGACTGTATGATTTGGTTAATAAAATACCAATTTTAGAGAgtcgggtgtgtgtgtgtacagttctGTTTATTGCATTGAAAagtatattatattacatttcaaGGCTAGACcttgaaaatgtaacatgcCTCCTAGACGAGGGCCAGCAGACAAGAAATACAGAGGAGTGCGTACAAACACCCTCTTTTCTAAGTGTCCTTGCTTTTAAAATTGTACACACTATTCGGCCTTGTGCTGCAGACGACGGATACTAAAAGTATCTGTATTGGGGATGTGGTTTGCATTTAAAATGGAACATTCTAATGTGTAACATCTCTTGGACACTGAGTAGTGAGCAGTTGAATTCCTGAGCAGCACAAGAAATTATTATTGGAGCTGCTAACGGCTGCAACATTTACAACTGTTCGTTAATAGTTTAATAATTTTGTCTAGAAGATGTcagcaaaaagtgaaaaaaaatgccaatgaCATTTTCCTACACCGCAAGAAATGTCAGGCGCCATTAATCCAAAACCTACTTTATTTAGATCCTTATATTACTATATACATTTGAGATGCAGAAACCactaaatatttgcatttttgctttaaaaaaacaacttaaatgaCTGGTCATTaaaatatctgctgctgttagcagTTTAAGTTTTTGATAACTGAATTTGAAGGATAACTATATGTCCATAGTTTACATTAAAATTAACTATTGTTCACTTGTTTACTTTATCTCCCTGACATTAGTAGTAGTACATCCTGTATATATACtgataaatacagtaaaaacaaactatGGTGGCAAACCGATATAATCAGGAACCCGACACGTAACTAATGAACTGAACTTATTTGTCTGAAGCAGGGTGTGTGAGAGCCAAGAGCGGTAGTTAAAGAAGTGGCAACGCACAGCAGCCACAGCGCGGACGGGGTCAGCTTCTCTTTTCACAGGAACTCGTATGTGGTGACTACATTTCGGTTGCCTACACTGACAGGAATGAGGCCAAGAGTCAGAGAAACGTCAACACTGTAAACCTGTAACCGTCATGATCAAGAAGTAGTATTTTCAGCAATTTATTTGGTCTGGGTGAGTTCTACAGAGAGGAAGTGTCTAATCTAATCGAAGAAACCTCACTCTGAGGACTTTTCTATCGCAACACTATAGCTTCCGTTCGATCCTACTGTATCTCAttgatgttatttttcaaattcagaAGCATTTGAACAAAACCTAGAGAAACTAAACAACTTTAAGTATACCCAATTTAAGGTTACAACTCACCAGCTTGGCCAAAACTCAGCCAGAGAGGTAATGCCATCAGTAACGGGCCCCTGCCACACAAGACCATGGTGAAACAGGCTCGAAACTTGACTGGGCTCCTTAAACGACCAGCAAAGAAGCAAACACGTCGAATTGTgggtggttttttttccctctgcgcTCTGATAAAACACTCGATGTTGCTTACCTCACAGCCAAGAGGGGAAGTTGTGGTCTGAGCTCTAAGTCCATTTTTCTCAGATCTCATCAGACCCCTCCCCTTCTAACACCAAACCAGAGGAAGGACATACAAGCGAAGCTTtggtctctgctgtcagctttAATACTTGATTTTCGCTCATGTTTTCAGTGAAGTCAAGGAAATgattcatttgaaaaagaagaGTGTTTCTGGTCTTATTCATCACCCCATGCCGATGtgacagtgaaaaacaacatgctACTTCTCTGTTCAgtcataaaatatttattagGTTTATTTGGACATTGTACATCATTGATTATAAGCAGAGTTTTCTGTCAAAGCCTCACTACAGCGAACAGGAAGAGAATATGACCAACAGATGTGGAGTGGAACGAATGAATTCTGCTCTTCCTGGAACGTTCACATTAACGGTCAACCTCACCAAACACTATGTCCTGTGtacctgaggaggaagaagaggttcAGTAAACTTCATACAAAagctataataataatatattattaatatataataaaatatatatttgcatcTTCACAAGATTCACttaggagatttttttttttttttttctggaagcTTGATTCTTGAAAAATAATTGCTTTCTTACCAATAATGGCCACCACATCAGCTAGCATGTGTCCTTTGGCCATTTTATCCAGACCAGCCTAGAAAGAAGATAACATTTATGAACACTCTGAAGACCAGCAACTACTATTTAGGGCAGATGAGCTCTTATAAAAGTGAATATTCATAATTCATGAGATTATAGCCTGAAGTTAATGTACTAACTGCTCTAATAGTTTGTTTATGCaactttaaagacattttttagcCTAGAAGACCAAATTCAACTGACTACGTTAAACAGCAGTTCATGTACCCATGAGCTAAGAGATGAGCAGGaagtagagagagaggggagggagggttctgtacacttttaaaaatggttCTATAGTACTTTATAAAACGTCCTTAATAAAGTAAAAGCAGCCTTGAGGACAAGCCGTTAACTGTGCTGAATAATTGATACCCgctgtgtttaatatttcacagtGTCTTGTGAAGTTTTAAGTGCGCACCAAGTGAGCGAATCCAGGAGCTTTGATCTTGCAGCGATAGGGTCTGCTGGAGCCGTCTGATACCAAATAAACACCAAACTCTCCCTGCAAgcgacacacagacacacaaatacacccaAGTAAGCATATTACATCACAATTCCCAGGAGGCCTACAAAGGCTTCCCGGTTAATTAGGAGTCAAAAGAACGTACTGTATACTAAACAACTACAGAGTCGCACAAAGTGAGACTTTTGTTTGTTAGGTTAACATGATAAACTATGAGGACAACAACAGATTAAAACTTCATGGGGTTAGTCAGAATTATACAGAATTTTTCCAAATATTGTACACATTGTGAGTGGTCTTGCCTTGGGTGCCTCCACAGCTGTGTATGTGGCTCCTGGGGGGACCTGGTAGCCCTCTGTGTACAGTTTAAAGTGGTGGATCAGAGACTCCATGGAGGTCTAGAATGAGAAGCACAAAAACAGGATATGTCTCGGCTGACGCTTTGATAAGGATGCACACAAGAGTTACAGGGAATTTAATGTGCGTCAGTTGACTGAAATGCGAAACTGACACAGAAAGGTGAACTAGAGGTGATCTCAAGCCTCGAGGGGGGCCAAATTAAAGTGCGTTTTACAGCGGAACTGGCCTAATTATATAAAGAACGTAGTGTGAAGACAAATTAGTGACACCActaaaatttaattaaaacacagaagtgATAAAGTGCAGGGGGAAACCCAGACAGGAAATATGaaattttaaagatttaatatCCTGCAGGCTTTCGAACACCATCTGACATACTGAGAGGAAAAGACGAAGGCTCTTCACACGGCTCACCTTCATCTCAGACCTTTTTGGTGGGGCGACCTTGGCGTCATCCACCTTAATCTCTCCTTCTGGCATCTTGTTGAGCGCCTGGTGCATGATCCTCAGGGACTGCCTCATCTCCTCCACTCTGCACAGATATCTGGACCACACATCCGGATAATAGCAGTAAGCTACAGATACTGATGACACGGCATCAGAAAACCACAGGGTTACCATATCTTCTTAAACATCTAATTCAAGGACTTTTTCAAAAGGACTTTCGAGGCCCAATTCCTTCAAATTCAAGGACCAAATATGGCACAGCATGAGACTCGGATCAAGGTTAATTATTGTTAGAACACTGAGATTTCTATAATGAGAACAAGCAGGCTTGTGAAAAGCTCATAGAattagaaagagagaggggcTTGAATGTGTGGACATTTTTCAGTTGTGCTGTGGTGGGGGGGGCTCAGAGGAACTTAACCCATTTATACACGctaagtgaaaaaacaaaaaaaacaaaaacaaaaacaaatgaacttTCCACTCCATTAGGAGGATAGGAGTCAATGAACACTCCATTGACTCCTATCTATTCATGCCTTGATAGTTTCCCTCAATTTTAATAACTTTCAAAAAGCCCGCCCAAACCCTGGAAAAAGCCTTGAGTCAACCCATTCTGTAAAGATCGTTGGTGACAGATATATCACACCAACAGAACACAAGCTGTGTGCACATCCTTTGAAACACAGAAGGTAATTTTTCCACTCTGAAGATCTTTGGTTAACTGGACTGAGTTCAGCACTGACAACTCAATCTGAATTATTTCTCAGACTGTATGATGAAGACGAAGTGAACTGTGCTGGACAGAAGGCGCTGCCAATTCTGACTCAATAAAAATCTTTAACCAGCGGCATAAATTCACACTACCAGCCGAGTCTCCACATAAACtatgatttatttacatatgGTTGTCCCATAATGCCATAAAAGGCATTCTAGACATAATGCCACATTAAAAGTTCAGTGTTTAAATGATTTGGGATACTCGCTGTCGAATTGTATGTTAGTTCAATGCAGCTTTTATAAAACAGTGGTTCGACTGCAAatcaaatattgtatttttcacaagAGTGTTCAATgtttaaataatgtgtttaataCGTTTAACATTTTTTGATACTGTTTATAATCCCccgacctgtccagggtgtcccctgccttcgccctaagtcagctgggataggctccagcgcccccgcgaccctgcagaggattaagcggcgtacatataatgtacagataatggatggatggatggatggatgtttatAATCCCTCAAGGGGAAattcttttttccactcacattaaacacacacaaacaggcatacatgcgcgcgcacacacacatacaaacacacacacacacacacacacagtttaaaaatgtattattattattaagtacCAGTTAACGACTAATTGATGAGTATTTGCagctctctctttcctcctttcttgtgccttcttgttttaacatttcCTAGTTTGGCTTGAATGTAAAGCATTTATTATCCTGTTATATTATCTTCCAGAGTGCTTGTGCTCTGTCAAACACTTTATTGACCCTGTTTTTTCcagtgctctataaataaagttggtattattgttatatttgtGCCAGTATAGCTATTGTACACAAAGTCTTTCAATCTTCGTCATATGCCTTTGCATGGTTTGCACATATGGCGTTTCCTTTCAATAGTGTGTTGAATGAGGACATTATCTCACGTCACAAGTCGCAGCTTGCACGTTCTAAATTTGGTGGAGACACatagaaacaaaactaaatgcatctttaaataataatgacaccCATTTGCTTGTCTTGTACCTGTCATAGCAGTCTCCCCGGATTCCAATAGGAACGTCAAACTCCACTTCGTCATACTTGTCGTAAGGCTGAGACTTTCTCAGGTCCCACTTGATGCCTGACCCACGCAGCATCACTCCACTGGAAGAGAGAAATGATAAATATCACAGTTTTTACACAGTCTTGcttctcaaacattttttttatttaacattcttaattttgtcacatttttatggaacttaatatttttaatattactAGCTGAAGGCTTGTCATGAATGTGGTGGCGCCAAATTACTTAGGAATGTCATAAAAAGGCAATTAAAGGGAAAATGGGGTTCCTTTGACTTTCATTAGCGGGTTACCTGAAGCCATAGTTGAGGGCTTCCTCAGCAGTGACCACCCCGATGTCAAGAGTACGATTCTTCCAGATACGATTGTTGGTCAACATCTGCACCAAAATTGAACATTCAGATATATTTCAACACGTCCTTATGCTGTTTTATCTTTCTAAGAGCTTTAAACTTTGAAACAGCTTTAGTTTTTAGTCATTCACCTCTTCTACTTCATCGATTCTAATGGAGAAATTCTTGCACCACAAATAGATGTCATCCATCAAGCCAAGGGGCATATCCTGCAACACATTTAAGATCATTAGCACTCTATCTATAATGCTCATTTTTATCATAAACTGACTGATGCGTGATCCACATGTCAAATGCTTGATACATACTCTTTGGACACAAGAAGAGCATTATTTATTGAATTCTCTCACCTGATGAACACCACCAGGTCTGACGTATGCAGCGTGCATTCTGGCCCCAGACACTCGTTCATAAAACTCAAACatctgagaggaaacaagggTCCCACCATTAGCAGACTTCAGCagtcaacatttaaatgataacTGACTTGAACCTGCGTCTTGTTTTTGGGACTGCTAATTATTCAGCGTCTGTCTTTCGGTCACTTTACAGGGTGTTTGACTATGCCTTTAATGAGGGCACACTGATTCTGGAAGTCAAAGAGTCAAAGTACTTGTATCAGCAAAAAGCTAGCTCATGAAAAACTTACAACAACGACTGAATATTTCAGCATATATGtttcacacttttttcaaatGCACGTCAGTTCCTGTTTAATACCCTGAAGATTAGTGGCAAAACTTTAACCTCTGCCTCAGAATACACACtctgttgccagtttattagtGATGGCTAATACAGCCTAATACAACAGCCATTAAATAAATGCCACCTTCTTGAGGCTGGACTGTTCTGGAAAGGATTCAACACCTCTGTTATCTGTTTGAACTCTATTATACAGAGAGGTTTCTATCATTTACTCTGGGCTAGTCTCCATCATTAAGGAACTTGACATGACATCATGCACTGGCACTCCtaaccttctctctctcctcaaaCATCCAGAAGAAGGGGGTCATGGCGCCAATGTCAAGTGCGTGTGTGGTGATGGCCATGATGTGGTTAAGGATGCGAGTCATCTCCCCATACAgaactgtgaacacaacacacaaccatTTAAATCAGTGATGACAAAAACTCAATATGTAACACATATTCTATTGGTTCCAGCTGCacaaatgtgttcatatttttactATGTGGTGAACTGGGATATTTAAATGGGCATCTTTAGACCATTATTAGATGCAGCTGATTTGATGACTAGTTGGTACATGTGTATAATTCTAATGCATAATTCCAGTCACACAATTTAAAAGTCAGTATCACAGAACAGCTCTATGTAATTCCATATGCACAGTACATCAAAATAACATGCAACATGGAAGCCTCTTATCACTGACGGATCattaacacataaaaaaatatatctatataaaaATCAGAGGGCCTTTAAAGAACATCCTGACTATTTCTGATGTGTACCTCTAATCCACTCTGCACGCGGTGGAGCTTTGATGTTGAGCAGCTTCTCCACAGCCAAAGAGTAGGCCTGTTCGTTACACATCATGGAAACATAGTCCAGACGGTCAAAGTAGGGCAGAGCCTGTTGTATAAAAAGAAGAGGAACTGAATTTTATCAGGCAAGGGGTTTCCATGAATGATGCAAGTCTGATAAAGGTCCTCTTGCATTATTTTCTGACAACAGCTTATTTTAGTCAATTTCAATTGAGGTGGTGAGGCAATCACTCGAACAATCTAGTTTTAACACATTAAATCCATCTAATGTAGTGTTCATTCTGCACAGTATGTTGttgtgtcaaacacaaataacaagTATTTTGTAAGACGTTACGTAGTAATGAATGTTCTGTCCTTGGACTACACCACAACTGCTCTGTTCCTTAACCTGGTCAAACAAAGCAGAGAACCCCAGATTCTACACTAGCTGATTTAACAACCTCTATGTAGTACGAGCTATTCATTCATCAGACAACAGTCGACAATATATctacaaaaatattttcacatagCCTCACTGGCAAACATCACAGACATGACTCTGCTGCAAGacctctctctcagagttggATGGTACAGTTGACAGTGTTTCCTAAAACCTCGGCTGATAACCTAGGCTAGCAGTAATAGTTCTAATACTTTATGGCCGCAGATGTTAACTTCAGCTGAAATCGGCTAATGTGGTTTGTGATTGTTGTGAGTCAGAAATTACAGACAGTGCTTGTCTCATTCAGTTCAAGTTTCCCAGCAAGTTCCAAAAGTCCGACACATGCCCAGACATCGACACTGAAAATCCTgggtgggtttttttaaaatcacttggTGCTGGCATTGGTCTCCCTTTAATATAGCGGTGGCCTAATGTCTGCCCATTATTCAAAGCATGAGAACAACATCACAACGTAATTTCACAGCTTCATCAGCAATCAATTTAACCTggaaactctgtctctgtctaagCAGAATCTTCCACTCCCAAACTGCGATCTTATAATCGAGAAATTTCCACACCTCTACATGTCACAACTtaataaatatgaattaaataataaagaaacACCATTTACAGATATGGTAAGCAGTTCAATACCTGCAGGTAGGTCTTGTATTCAATGAGTTTCTCTGTGCCACGGTGAAGCAGGCCAATGTGAGGATCACATTTCTTGACAGACTCTCCGCTGAGCTCCAGGACTAGACGCAACACACCGTGAGCGGCAGGATGCTGGGGACCAAAGTTGATGGTCAGGTTGGACACATCCTTCTCTGCAGGAGGATCTTTGTCTGCAGAGAGGACAATACAGAACAGGGTCAGTTAAATCAAACTGTTCAGAGTAAAGCTGAGTAATGTTCATTATGTGGTTTTCCAAAAACTGAAATCATAAGAATAGCAGTTGTGCACGTTTATAATTaataattgaaaataaagaattatcCACTGCCGAGTGAACCAATAGAATGACCTGCCCAATGTATGAGAAAAACACCCACATGTTAAATCCAGTGTGCTGTGtaaaattgtgtaaaatgtaaaatttgtcTCAGTTTGGTCACATATTTAAAGGCAGACCCTCAAGCACTTAATTCTTCTAGCCCTATTAAAGCAAAGCGGACATGTTGTATTCATAAATATATTAGTCAACTTTACACTGACttggcattttacattttcctttcctttaaaatcaatagaggcttttttttaaaaaaaaaaaaaaaaaaaaaaaaggaccagcgggagagagaaagaatcTTTCATAAAcgtgtggcagtgtgtgtgtgtgtgtgtgtgtgtgtgtgtgtgtgtgtgtgtggatggtaCCATTCCAGGGGGGTGGAGACCATTTCTCAGTCATGGCAGTGGGGTACATCACTGCCCCAGCAGTCTGCTCTGTCCACTCCACATCTGGCTGCCATTGTTTCTGCCTGtgcaaaagacaacaaaaatatttttcaccTGAGTTAAAGCTGTGTTTGCAGGCCTTCAGATTCTATCCGACTCAGACCACTGAGTGGCAGCGACATGAGGATTAGGTTGGTGCCTGACAGGCTATAATCTCATTTTATTTAGGCTGACATTTGGAGAGGGTGGTGATCTGGGTTACATAAAGCTTGCCAACCTGACAAGCGATAATCAGGTGTAGCTGGTCACGTAAACATGCAGAGGATAGATATAGGTCCTACTGGgactatcattattattattattatcattattattattattattattattaataatatttttttttcttctattttttcaaaaaagctGAAGTTATTAATGCTAACTGTTGCAACATCGCAAAGCATGGCGATATACGAAATATTAAGTCACGTAGCTGTGAATCCACTGCGTTGAAACACGTCAATAACAAACCTACATTTCTAAGTCTCCTTGGCTTGATAGGAAGGGACAAAGACAATTTCCAATACCCACACgttgtttttattgaatgtaAGCAGTTATCAATAGATATGCTTTCTTGACTTTTGGCCATTTCCATGTAACTATTCACTCAGAGCAACAAAGATTAATCAAACTAGTATGGTAAACACTAACACACGCTGGCTAAAAGCTAACAGGTACATCTTAGGTAACGTAACGACTTGACAGCAGGGAAGCTAACCTACCCTACCCTGCAACGAACGACAGATTTAATGACACTGCTATATTATTAATAGTTGTTTGAGCTTTGTCATGACGTTTATCATTCAGAAACAATGTAGAGATTATGGCAGAAGACTCGGATTATATTGAAAAGGCAAAATCGGCTTTTTCAGCatttagctaacgttagcttttctgtgtgcatgtttatgtggAGTGCAACTTAATACGGCTGGCGATGTAACAGTCACTCGAAGCGTCgcgttttgtctttttgttagCTTACCTGTTTTGCAGGACAGTGCAGCCAGGGCTCAGCAAATTATTGCTTAATATCAATTTTGTTGAAGGACGTCCTAGTTTAGTAAGCGACCTCAACATCGTGGCCGCCATCTTGGCTGTCGGCAAACCAGTCTGGCCAATGACGTAGAGCCGTatattctgctgcttttttacAGTCGCATTACGTGTACAGCGTGTGCGTCTGCCCCCTATCGGTATGATGGATCAACACACTCTCACCGGCTTGCATGCTTTGTATTGTTTCTCGCTTTTAAATTAGTTTAAGATAAGATCAATAAGATAACTAATGTAAACGTATAAGATAAATATAagatatgataaataataaatacgtATAAGATAAGTAATGGAACAATTCGTGATAAGGATCGTCAAAGCAGGTGAACAACATGGTGAatcaaactattaaaaacagaaaaaaaacattattttgatgt of Acanthopagrus latus isolate v.2019 chromosome 10, fAcaLat1.1, whole genome shotgun sequence contains these proteins:
- the ndufs2 gene encoding NADH dehydrogenase [ubiquinone] iron-sulfur protein 2, mitochondrial, producing the protein MAATMLRSLTKLGRPSTKLILSNNLLSPGCTVLQNRQKQWQPDVEWTEQTAGAVMYPTAMTEKWSPPPWNDKDPPAEKDVSNLTINFGPQHPAAHGVLRLVLELSGESVKKCDPHIGLLHRGTEKLIEYKTYLQALPYFDRLDYVSMMCNEQAYSLAVEKLLNIKAPPRAEWIRVLYGEMTRILNHIMAITTHALDIGAMTPFFWMFEEREKMFEFYERVSGARMHAAYVRPGGVHQDMPLGLMDDIYLWCKNFSIRIDEVEEMLTNNRIWKNRTLDIGVVTAEEALNYGFSGVMLRGSGIKWDLRKSQPYDKYDEVEFDVPIGIRGDCYDRYLCRVEEMRQSLRIMHQALNKMPEGEIKVDDAKVAPPKRSEMKTSMESLIHHFKLYTEGYQVPPGATYTAVEAPKGEFGVYLVSDGSSRPYRCKIKAPGFAHLAGLDKMAKGHMLADVVAIIGTQDIVFGEVDR